In one window of Clupea harengus chromosome 4, Ch_v2.0.2, whole genome shotgun sequence DNA:
- the LOC105904274 gene encoding EMILIN-3 — MMDTMAPRWAPISFTLGVLLVLSLVDAKGTFYGAPYRYNLYKGGVNPHHYNPVKPMTRHKNHCAYIVQRNITCTMQDGMATYVKAEYTTKCIWGQKCPVLMYRTFFKPKYKVGYKTVTELEWRCCPGYTGENCFDGPTSLPDAMLPPFKGALPRPAVKGYPRGQPKGSEPRPVPGGHLEPGKPYPVPGGQPDGRPQIPTGHLPSGGPNYGPKVGVSGERLDRMEDDLRRMAQGLDTLNGMVTGLEDRLRVSLRDDTNKLLTTLLSGAPPRLPPDSSVGFGVIPDGNLDGLSGGSSDGGGFLGYGELVGRVTEVKDELRVKSDMLDEIQGMVMGHDGQLRRLMEGATGRPLPGGAVNHRLLEDMLDARLAGVRAEILDGFEKRLLEMEGHCEDRIGQVRKQCEKEHLNGQEQMQQSLDGRETGLRKEMGHLQAQIQGLTLTDSCCGQVNSLSQRVLLLEESVKGLTESQRQLQVALSDQTIHIEAILETRLDDMEDRINTTTTERGPGGPDGWPPGLPTSLDGFNTLLDEKLKVLEERLFVAVEELSNATAPALLEGHVVPALETEIESVRRRVEADLDGVQKQLTDLELLCTSSCSPSSGGGEDGGRQTGMVTADDCEEVDKKVSGRLDSHDNQLEHFNRTLQGMLTRITEAEESGMVEGEITLLKINVNSVNRTLKGLRESVGVIAREVGHANSTWQHREERLANQVHGITQLVGRQASMLGAGERRLIQLKGELQGLRRRLAGELQGCRSTALGVQKEVLAVDSRVAQVEGQCSGMSDLADELERIRGELESHSDHFLARVNGTLTSHTQQLAQLKDGLQECRDKNGHTGQHGDQ, encoded by the exons aaACCACTGCGCCTATATCGTCCAGAGGAACATCACGTGCACCATGCAGGATGGGATGGCCACCTACGTCAAGGCGGAGTACACGACCAAGTGTATCTGGGGTCAAAAGTGCCCAGTGCTTAT gtatcgCACGTTCTTCAAGCCCAAGTACAAGGTGGGCTACAAGACGGTGACTGAACTGGAGTGGCGCTGTTGCCCTGGCTACACAGGGGAGAACTGCTTTGACGGCCCCACCTCCCTGCCTGACGCCATGTTGCCCCCGTTCAAGGGCGCGCTGCCGCGGCCGGCCGTGAAGGGGTACCCCCGCGGGCAGCCCAAGGGGTCCGAGCCCAGGCCTGTCCCAGGAGGGCACCTGGAGCCCGGGAAGCCATACCCCGTGCCCGGGGGGCAGCCCGACGGCAGGCCCCAGATCCCCACAGGACATCTGCCATCTGGAGGCCCCAACTACG GTCCTAAGGTGGGCGTCTCAGGTGAGCGCCTGGACCGTATGGAGGACGACCTGCGGCGTATGGCTCAGGGTCTGGACACGCTGAACGGGATGGTGACGGGCCTGGAGGACCGCCTGCGCGTCTCCCTGCGGGACGACACCAACAAGCTCCTGACCACCCTGCTGAGCGGCGCCCCTCCGCGTTTGCCCCCCGACTCCTCCGTGGGCTTCGGCGTCATCCCCGACGGCAACCTGGACGGCCTGAGTGGCGGCAGCAGCGACGGAGGTGGTTTCCTGGGTTACGGCGAGCTGGTCGGCAGGGTGACGGAGGTGAAGGACGAGCTGAGGGTGAAGAGCGACATGCTGGATGAGATCCAGGGAATGGTCATGGGCCACGACGGCCAGCTGAGGAGGCTGATGGAGGGGGCCACGGGCCGACCGTTGCCAGGGGGGGCGGTCAACCACAGGCTGCTGGAGGACATGCTGGATGCCAGGCTGGCGGGGGTGCGGGCCGAGATTCTGGATGGGTTCGAGAAGAGACTGCTGGAGATGGAAGGCCACTGTGAAGACCGCATTGGGCAG gTGCGGAAGCAATGTGAGAAGGAGCACCTGAACGGCCAGGAGCAGATGCAGCAGTCCCTGGATGGCCGCGAAACGGGCCTGCGCAAGGAGATGGGTCACCTGCAGGCGCAGATCCAGGGCCTGACCCTGACCGACAGCTGCTGCGGCCAGGTGAACAGCCTCTCCCAGCgcgtgctgctgctggaggagtcCGTCAAGGGTCTGACCGAGTCCCAGAGGCAGCTCCAGGTCGCCCTCAGTGACCAGACCATCCACATCGAGGCCATACTGGAGACCCGGCTGGACGACATGGAGGATCGgatcaacaccaccaccaccgagaGGGGGCCTGGTGGGCCAGACGGTTGGCCGCCTGGCTTGCCGACGTCCCTGGACGGGTTCAACACGCTGCTGGACGAGAAGCTGAAGGTTCTCGAGGAGCGTCTGTTTGTGGCGGTGGAGGAGCTGAGCAACGCCACGGCGCCTGCGCTCCTGGAGGGTCACGTGGTGCCGGCGTTGGAGACGGAGATCGAGTCGGTGCGGAGGCGCGTGGAGGCCGACCTGGACGGCGTGCAGAAGCAGCTGACTGACCTGGAGCTCCTgtgcacctcctcctgctcgCCCAGCTCCGGCGGAGGAGAGGACGGAGGACGGCAGACAGGGATGGTGACGGCGGACGACTGCGAAGAGGTGGACAAGAAGGTGTCCGGCCGTCTGGACTCGCATGACAACCAGCTGGAGCACTTCAACAGGACCCTGCAGGGCATGCTGACGCGGATCACAGAGGCCGAGGAGTCCGGCATGGTGGAGGGCGAGATCACGCTCCTCAAGATCAACGTGAACTCGGTGAACCGCACGCTGAAGGGCCTGCGTGAGTCGGTCGGGGTGATCGCACGGGAGGTGGGCCATGCCAACTCCACGTGGCAGCATCGCGAGGAGCGGCTGGCCAATCAGGTGCACGGCATCACGCAGCTGGTGGGCCGGCAGGCGTCCATGCTGGGTGCCGGCGAGCGCCGCCTCATCCAGCTCAAGGGCGAGCTGCAGGGCCTGCGCCGCCGGCTGGCCGGAGAGCTCCAGGGCTGCCGCAGCACGGCGCTGGGCGTGCAGAAGGAAGTGCTGGCCGTGGACAGCCGTGTGGCCCAGGTGGAAGGACAGTGCAGCGGGATGTCCGACTTGGCTGACGAGCTGGAGCGCATCCGCGGCGAGCTGGAGAGCCACTCCGACCACTTCCTGGCCCGGGTCAACGGCACACTGACCAGCCACACGCAGCAGCTGGCCCAGCTGAAGGACGGACTGCAGGAGTGCAGGGACAAAAATGGCCACACGGGGCAGCATGGAGACCAGTAG
- the b4galt5 gene encoding beta-1,4-galactosyltransferase 5, whose amino-acid sequence MPTHLRFRRRSFLGLLFLFSLSTSALYFIYSAPGVVNEYLFMVQARGIQLRQNVRNIGAQVIEQVVRGAYSGINGTDYAYDFNQSETDVPATPYLPEGFTYLPTHVCPEKLPSMKGRVDVNMSEIALEEVERALQEEEPSLGMGGHWKPHDCIPHWKVAILVPFRNRHEHLPILFRHLIPILQRQRLQFAFYVIEQMGNEPFNRAMLFNVGFKEAMKDMDWDCMVFHDVDHIMENDRNYYGCGEMPRHFAVKLNKYSYMLPYPEFFGGVSGLTVEQYRQINGFPNAFWGWGGEDDDLWNRVQYAGYSVSRPAGEMGRYMSIQHHHRGEVQFLGRYTLLRRSKERQSLDGLNNLHYSPLVSRRTLYTNVSVSLSRQMAPVADY is encoded by the exons TGAATGAGTACCTGTTTATGGTCCAGGCCCGTGGGATCCAGCTCCGGCAGAATGTGCGGAACATCGGAGCGCAAGTTATAGAACAGGTGGTGCGAGGAGCCTACAGCGGGATCAATGGCACAG ACTACGCCTACGACTTCAACCAGAGTGAGACGGATGTGCCAGCGACCCCTTACCTACCGGAGGGCTTCACCTACCTCCCCACGCACGTCTGCCCAGAGAAACTGCCCTCAATGA AGGGTCGTGTGGATGTGAACATGAGTGAGATAGcactggaggaggtggagcggGCTCTGCAGGAGGAAGAGCCCAGCCTGGGCATGGGCGGCCATTGGAAACCTCACGACTGCATCCCACACTGGAAG GTGGCGATACTGGTGCCCTTCAGGAACCGCCACGAGCACCTGCCCATCCTGTTCAGGCACCTGATCCCCATCCTGCAGAGGCAGCGGCTGCAGTTTGCCTTCTACGTTATCGAGCAG ATGGGGAATGAGCCATTTAATCGGGCCATGCTGTTCAATGTTGGCTTCAAGGAGGCCATGAAGGACATGGACTGGGACTGCATGGTCTTCCATGACGTGGACCACATCATGGAGAACGACCGCAACTACTACGGCTGCGGAGAGATGCCGCGCCACTTTGCCGTCAAACTCAACAAATACTCATACAT GCTTCCATACCCGGAGTTCTTTGGTGGTGTCAGCGGTCTGACTGTGGAGCAGTACAGGCAGATAAACGGCTTTCCCAATGCATTCTGGGGCTGGGGTGGCGAGGACGACGACCTGTGGAACAG GGTCCAGTACGCCGGATACTCGGTGAGCCGACCAGCGGGGGAAATGGGCCGCTACATGTccattcaacaccaccaccgcggAGAAGTCCAGTTCCTCGGGAG GTACACCTTACTGCGACGCTCTAAGGAAAGGCAGAGCCTGGACGGCCTCAACAATCTGCACTACTCCCCCCTAGTGTCCCGGAGGACTCTCTACACCAACGTGTCCGTCAGCCTGAGCAGACAAATGGCCCCTGTGGCCGACTACTGa